The following proteins are encoded in a genomic region of Drosophila bipectinata strain 14024-0381.07 chromosome XL, DbipHiC1v2, whole genome shotgun sequence:
- the LOC108134348 gene encoding uncharacterized protein: MARNLQWYDYKWHELVALNDRKTFSSEVERQERRHKLEMALSHMMPWNDCDFSRINVRSPHPLECRSADDWSRILEGNLGATVRVCIGRATFWCIPALLQLHSGYFARHPRSVSRFREGTDLTAVGFRAAYDWMRQKEPLDANSQPGKLVELLHTAIQLDISSLEVICNRYLCSSQCREQIAFDIYMRARTYEVLRPQCQLMLQRIGFHFLAMVGDSQYLDLPVEDLVTILQQDNLGVNTEMEVLYSIIRWMAARPIERRGLLSRLFECIRFTRLPNKLLRRMWHGLMFPDLSNNLNFLTILKDDLEVEERISQAITVVGLRAIYTDHHEFKKMCRDFSLAVDAPREWLYDEDCPYHRPRPRAPYSHVSFSAFFKYVTLRAEKAKEAPRELINLRATLPSSETEKQDGDVDLEQDNYDDLDYISGEMLRLQQDPQETSNPIIPPIMESATEREEDPDDEQPVPLSPEEWNDQVEFEELESVPAQSKIEESRESGQCLLVHPEPVQTEASALAQSPAPATVPTQAVSLVSSPASTSTAVLCGAPMLVSVLLPAPATVSFLLRNRRNHNEDMLGEGLTSRIGIHIPSPTNMVYSPTRSRWLMAIRDCLIGDEVEANREDEDITCRSRYAADLENMCNGQPLAPEVEDGYLEDKKNEVVPFESYLLTTSEIIAQMLARIGEKDDAEVKEAPELAPEENNSQS, translated from the coding sequence ATGGCCCGGAATCTGCAGTGGTACGACTATAAGTGGCACGAGTTGGTGGCCTTGAATGACCGCAAGACGTTCAGCAGCGAAGTGGAGCGCCAGGAGCGTCGTCACAAACTAGAGATGGCCCTGAGCCATATGATGCCATGGAACGATTGCGACTTTTCGAGGATCAATGTCCGGTCGCCGCATCCCCTCGAGTGCCGTTCCGCCGACGACTGGAGTCGCATCTTGGAGGGAAACCTGGGCGCCACTGTCCGCGTCTGCATCGGCAGGGCCACCTTCTGGTGCATCCCGGCACTGCTCCAGCTACACTCCGGCTACTTTGCGCGTCACCCGCGTTCCGTAAGTCGTTTCCGGGAAGGCACAGATCTTACCGCCGTTGGTTTTCGGGCCGCTTATGATTGGATGAGGCAGAAGGAGCCCCTGGACGCAAACTCGCAGCCCGGCAAGCTAGTGGAACTGCTGCACACCGCCATCCAGCTGGACATAAGCTCACTGGAAGTCATATGTAATCGCTACCTGTGCAGTTCGCAGTGCCGGGAACAGATCGCATTCGATATCTACATGCGGGCCAGGACGTACGAGGTTCTGCGTCCCCAGTGCCAGCTGATGCTCCAACGGATCGGGTTCCACTTCCTGGCCATGGTCGGGGACAGCCAATACCTGGACCTGCCGGTAGAAGATCTAGTGACAATACTGCAGCAGGACAATCTGGGGGTCAACACGGAGATGGAGGTTCTGTACAGCATCATCCGCTGGATGGCCGCCCGGCCCATCGAACGAAGGGGATTGCTGAGCCGCCTGTTTGAGTGCATCCGCTTTACGCGTCTGCCCAACAAACTGCTGCGCAGGATGTGGCACGGCTTAATGTTCCCCGACCTTTCCAACAACCTCAATTTTTTGACCATTTTGAAGGACGATCTCGAGGTTGAAGAACGCATCAGCCAAGCCATCACCGTGGTGGGCTTGCGCGCTATCTACACAGACCACCACGAGTTCAAGAAAATGTGCCGCGACTTTAGTCTGGCGGTGGATGCTCCACGCGAGTGGCTCTACGACGAGGACTGCCCGTACCATCGGCCCCGGCCCCGCGCACCCTACTCGCATGTCAGCTTCAGTGCATTTTTCAAGTATGTGACTCTCCGGGCGGAGAAGGCAAAGGAGGCTCCCCGGGAGCTGATCAACTTGCGGGCCACATTGCCCTCATCCGAAACGGAGAAGCAGGATGGTGACGTCGACCTGGAGCAAGACAACTACGACGACTTGGACTACATCTCGGGTGAGATGCTCCGACTGCAGCAGGATCCACAAGAGACAAGCAACCCTATCATTCCACCAATAATGGAGAGCGCCACCGAGCGAGAGGAGGATCCGGATGATGAACAACCAGTGCCCCTTTCACCCGAAGAGTGGAACGACCAGGTAGAGTTCGAGGAGCTCGAGTCCGTGCCAGCCCAATCGAAGATTGAAGAGTCCCGGGAATCCGGACAGTGCTTATTGGTGCATCCGGAACCGGTTCAGACTGAAGCTTCGGCTTTAGCTCAGTCTCCAGCTCCGGCTACAGTTCCTACTCAGGCCGTGTCTCTAGTCTCGTCTCCGGCTTCTACTTCAACTGCAGTTCTATGTGGCGCTCCAATGTTAGTTTCAGTTTTGCTTCCAGCTCCTGCTACAGTTTCATTTTTGCTTCGCAATCGGCGCAACCATAACGAAGACATGTTGGGAGAAGGTTTAACTTCCAGAATCGGTATACACATTCCGTCACCTACGAATATGGTTTATTCACCCACTCGTTCCCGCTGGCTGATGGCCATCAGAGACTGCCTCATCGGCGATGAGGTGGAGGCGAACCGCGAGGACGAGGACATCACATGTCGCAGTCGCTATGCCGCTGACTTGGAGAATATGTGCAACGGGCAGCCTCTCGCTCCCGAGGTGGAAGACGGTTATCTAGAGGATAAGAAGAATGAAGTCGTTCCCTTTGAGTCATACTTACTGACAACTAGCGAGATCATAGCCCAGATGCTGGCCAGGATTGGGGAGAAGGACGATGCCGAGGTGAAGGAGGCACCAGAACTTGCTCCTGAAGAAAACAACTCCCAGTCTTAA
- the LOC138927776 gene encoding uncharacterized protein isoform X2, which produces MQRNLDVEKRTQTVNSQGHIGNRQLGAEVRNDTTNVTPIIANIGRAAGLATIPEFDVEEDKTNIDALKQRMTQKESNKKVILENDWNSQAELVPILQGLSSDCYRYEEKSRKRRL; this is translated from the exons ATGCAGAGGAACCTCGACGTTGAAAAGAGGACACAAACTGTCAATTCGCAAGGTCATATAGGGAATCGTCAATTGGGTGCCGAAGTTAGAAATG ATACAACTAATGTTACACCAATCATCGCAAACATTGGAAGAGCCGCCGGACTGGCAACTATTCCCGAGTTTGATGTGGAAGAGGACAAGACCAACATTGATGCTCTGAAACAGCGCATGACTCAGAAAGAATCG AACAAAAAAGTGATCTTGGAGAACGATTGGAATTCTCAAGCCGAACTTGTCCCGATTTTGCAAGGTTTGAGCTCCGATTGCTACCGATACGAAGAGAAGAGCAGGAAAAGACGCCTATAG
- the LOC138927776 gene encoding uncharacterized protein isoform X1, producing MQRNLDVEKRTQTVNSQGHIGNRQLGAEVRNDLSSDTTNVTPIIANIGRAAGLATIPEFDVEEDKTNIDALKQRMTQKESNKKVILENDWNSQAELVPILQGLSSDCYRYEEKSRKRRL from the exons ATGCAGAGGAACCTCGACGTTGAAAAGAGGACACAAACTGTCAATTCGCAAGGTCATATAGGGAATCGTCAATTGGGTGCCGAAGTTAGAAATG ATCTATCCTCAGATACAACTAATGTTACACCAATCATCGCAAACATTGGAAGAGCCGCCGGACTGGCAACTATTCCCGAGTTTGATGTGGAAGAGGACAAGACCAACATTGATGCTCTGAAACAGCGCATGACTCAGAAAGAATCG AACAAAAAAGTGATCTTGGAGAACGATTGGAATTCTCAAGCCGAACTTGTCCCGATTTTGCAAGGTTTGAGCTCCGATTGCTACCGATACGAAGAGAAGAGCAGGAAAAGACGCCTATAG
- the LOC108134351 gene encoding uncharacterized protein — translation MRTFLALSLPLCFFFVAVSASPEDLAVFKTGLQSLSRAVNNYESDFNNNLKFRDLQSAIDVVDTQLLGFLGTAKRHLDNVRNLNSNAYLTYGRATGAALEWCVSYNSTVNLFTGNINEPITDSDKQMLWKMVLATVSQGLVKIGDSFKVLKDVKQRRNELHQNLEEMHRSFNFDLGPRGFYEMRTQDLIRKDDTLNRRLVAEIDIRFRQNEVGPHFVSETADCLNSTFDRVSAHRKNELSQVLAGLRPIEGSIEKAAKLANIPEFDVEEDRTKIDALKTRMSQEELKQKVILENDWDSQVKLVPLLQSLGADCKKYEMKKKA, via the exons ATGAGAACATTCCTGGCATTATCCTTGCCgctgtgctttttttttgtcgcggTCAGTGCCAGTCCCGAGGACCTGGCTGTCTTCAAAACGGGACTCCAAAGTCTCTCCCGCGCAGTCAACAACTACGAAAGCGATTTCAATAACAACCTTAAATTCCGTGACCTGCAAAGTGCCATCGATGTGGTGGACACACAGTTGCTTGGATTCCTGGGCACCGCCAAGAGGCACCTGGACAATGTTCGAAACTTGAATTCGAACGCCTATCTGACGTACGGTAGGGCTACCGGTGCGGCATTGGAGTGGTGCGTTTCGTACAACTCAACTGTGAATCTTTTCACCGGGAACATAAATGAACCTATTACGGATTCCGACAAGCAAATGCTGTGGAAAATGGTTTTGGCGACGGTGAGCCAAGGCCTGGTCAAGATCGGCGACTCCTTTAAAGTACTGAAAGACGTCAAACAGCGTAGGAATGAACTGCACCAGAATCTGGAAGAAATGCACAGGAGTTTCAACTTTGACCTGGGTCCACGAGGCTTCTACGAAATGAGGACTCAAGATTTAATACGAAAAGATGATACATTGAATCGTCGCTTGGTGGCGGAAATCGATATTCGGTTTAGGCAGAACGAAGTAGGACCCCATTTCGTATCGGAGACTGCAGACTGTTTGAATTCAACTTTTGATAGAGTTTCGGCGCATCGAAAGAATGAACTGTCCCAAGTTTTAGCCGGTCTTAGACCAATCGAGGGATCAATTGAAAAAGCTGCCAAACTGGCAAATATTCCAGAGTTTGACGTGGAAGAGGACAGGACCAAAATTGATGCCCTGAAAACGCGCATGTCTCAGGAAGAATTG AAGCAAAAAGTGATCTTGGAAAACGATTGGGATTCTCAAGTTAAACTTGTGCCGCTTTTGCAAAGTTTGGGTGCCGattgcaaaaaatatgaaatgaagaaaaaagcataa
- the LOC108134354 gene encoding uncharacterized protein translates to MKSIFSLAVPLGLLFVSCWANQQDFHSLEKGIQSLSDGAVGFESEFNNGFKLKELQNAINVVDRGLLGFPGTAKKNLDRIRTLTSNSRLAYKVAEGSVFEWCVAAKATLDLYIRQSSSSLSEKDKNTLWNMVRTIVKSGLTKVSDSFKQLESVKWQREDLVRNLEEMNRDLTFDLGPNGYFERENNHQSVNDKAWFNALSNEILVQSSLRNLTQFGNEATTCLSQAFTHVPKVRQTQLQDKKGSYSLLDGNIKAAIQLSATPDFKLKDNSMSNLLQALEINPMLLENDYASQGRLVPLLQTLFEKCEALTKKTLPQNA, encoded by the exons atgaaaagcaTATTTTCGTTGGCAGTGCCTCTGGGACTCCTCTTTGTTTCCTGTTGGGCGAATCAGCAGGACTTCCATTCACTCGAGAAGGGAATCCAGAGTCTTTCGGATGGCGCCGTAGGATTCGAAAGCGAGTTCAATAATGGATTTAAACTGAAAGAACTACAAAATGCCATCAATGTAGTGGATAGAGGGCTTCTCGGATTCCCAGGCACCGCCAAGAAAAACCTGGACCGCATCCGCACCCTGACTTCAAATTCCCGTCTCGCTTACAAAGTCGCTGAAGGTTCAGTGTTCGAGTGGTGCGTTGCAGCAAAGGCGACACTAGACCTCTACATTAGACAGAGCTCGTCAAGCTTATCGGAAAAAGATAAGAATACGTTGTGGAATATGGTCCGAACCATAGTGAAGAGCGGTCTGACCAAAGTTTCGGATTCCTTCAAACAGTTGGAGTCAGTTAAGTGGCAAAGGGAAGACTTGGTTAGGAATTTGGAGGAAATGAATCGCGATTTGACCTTCGACTTGGGACCCAACGGCTATTTCGAACGAGAAAACAATCATCAGAGTGTGAATGATAAAGCTTGGTTTAATGCTCTGAGCAACGAAATCCTTGTTCAGTCTTCTCTAAGGAATCTAACACAGTTCGGCAATGAGGCTACCACTTGTTTGAGCCAAGCTTTTACCCATGTTCCAAAGGTCCGCCAAACCCAGTTGCAAGACAAGAAAGGTAGTTATTCTCTGCTCGATGGAAACATAAAAGCAGCTATCCAACTATCGGCTACTCCCGATTTCAAATTGAAAGATAATTCAATGAGTAACCTATTACAGGCCCTTGAAATTAACCCCATG CTCTTGGAAAACGATTACGCTTCGCAAGGTCGACTTGTGCCACTTTTGCAAACTCTGTTTGAGAAGTGTGAAGCGCTCACTAAGAAGACTTTACCTCAGAACGCTTAA
- the LOC108134357 gene encoding uncharacterized protein: MNIIVIFAVLLGIFVTVCSGDQEPLQIEKSVDSLSNVVNTYGNDLNEKFKPEELQKAINMVDSSMLGYGGSAKNYLDDIRRLNSNASLTYKNSRDLILECCTSLSSTLQLFIQNTKKRNHQENEQNIILNITFEALKTGASKINESLNLLENAQYTRRILKEKLDTMDSSLKTDLMNEISKEKPEIKGTIFQIIWNFLKKLWNKLFYPKVEEEKAVEDNKIKIAKIEENIKNATIVIETSFNLDFAEDKTNINEMTRFLSVSDPNKLLLDANAKWEEKLMPRVDELLKSCNSFSKSQVQF; the protein is encoded by the exons ATGAACATAATTGTGATATTCGCAGTGCTTTTGGGCATTTTTGTGACAGTTTGCAGTGGAGATCAGGAACCATTGCAGATTGAAAAATCCGTTGACAGTCTTTCCAACGTCGTCAACACGTATGGAAACGATCTCAATGAAAAATTCAAGCCTGAGGAGCTTCAGAAAGCCATCAATATGGTGGACTCCTCAATGCTCGGATATGGCGGATCCGCTAAAAATTACCTTGACGATATTCGGAGACTGAATTCGAATGCCTCTTTAACGTACAAGAATTCCAGAGATTTGATTTTAGAATGCTGCACTTCTCTGAGTTCAACGTTACAATTGTTCatccaaaatacaaaaaaacgaaatcatCAAGAAAATGAACAAAACATAATATTGAATATAACATTCGAAGCCCTGAAGACTGGTGCGAGTAAAATTAATGAATCCTTGAATCTATTGGAAAATGCTCAGTATACGAGGAGGATTTTAAAAGAGAAATTGGACACCATGGATAGTAGTTTGAAAACAGATTTAATGAATGAAATAAGCAAAGAAAAACCCGAAATCAAAGGAACCATATTCCAGataatttggaattttttaaagaaattgtggaataaattattttatccaAAAGTAGAAGAAGAAAAAGCAGTAGAAGATAACAAGATTAAAATTGCTAAAATtgaggaaaatattaaaaacgcAACCATAGTTATTGAAACTTCTTTTAATTTGGACTTTGCAGAGGATAAAACCAACATTAACGAAATGACGCGTTTTCTTTCTGTCAGTGATCCG aacAAACTGCTATTGGATGCTAATGCGAAATGGGAAGAAAAACTTATGCCACGAGTCGATGAGTTATTGAAAAGCTGCAATTCATTTTCAAAGTCTCAAGTTCAAttctaa